One window of the Flexibacter flexilis DSM 6793 genome contains the following:
- a CDS encoding type III secretion system chaperone family protein: protein MNLQQFLRDYAERTRNSFIEYTDTVDVVTVSLGASRFQNVGVYQVVRNGRSVIEFLSKVCPANEYIDHVALLELNHELCYCKVVIHEGIVQVAAAIPAARATDEELSDIMSEVAQVADQLEFELTGQDVN from the coding sequence ATGAATCTCCAACAATTCTTACGGGACTACGCGGAGCGTACTCGTAACTCCTTCATCGAATACACCGACACAGTAGATGTGGTTACGGTGAGTTTGGGTGCCAGTCGTTTTCAGAACGTAGGCGTGTATCAAGTGGTACGCAACGGACGCTCAGTAATTGAGTTTTTGTCCAAAGTGTGCCCAGCCAACGAATACATAGACCATGTCGCCTTGTTAGAACTTAATCACGAGCTTTGTTATTGCAAAGTGGTGATACATGAAGGCATTGTGCAAGTGGCCGCCGCTATTCCTGCCGCCAGAGCCACCGACGAAGAGCTTTCCGACATTATGAGCGAAGTGGCACAAGTGGCCGACCAGCTCGAATTTGAACTTACGGGGCAAGATGTGAACTAA
- the purD gene encoding phosphoribosylamine--glycine ligase encodes MENLKQNILIVGNGGREHAFTWHLSQSPLCNRLFVAPGNAGTASLATNLPIAVTDFEALGAACLQHQISLVVVGPEVPLVEGIVDYFAAQPALSQILIVGPSAKGAQLEGSKDFSKNFMQKYAIPTATYQTFTAEQWPQALEYVAAHSLPVVLKADGLAAGKGVIIAQTHEEATEALRQMLLEQQFGAASSKVVIEQYLDGIEVSVFVLTDGKNYKILPEAKDYKRIGEGDTGLNTGGMGAVSPVPFVDAAFMEQVEKTIIEPTIAGLAAEGIDYKGFIFIGLMNVAGKPYVIEYNVRMGDPETEAVVPRITSDLVEVFTATAQGRLQEVDFKLNPQTAVTVVLAAGGYPVQHQTGHVISGIEQAAQQADVLVFQAGTKAAEGQTLTNGGRVIAVTALADSLPEAQAKAMKAAETIQWQDRYFRRDVANDLKKYLSHSAY; translated from the coding sequence ATGGAAAATCTAAAGCAAAATATCCTTATCGTCGGCAACGGCGGACGCGAACACGCTTTTACGTGGCATTTGAGCCAAAGCCCACTTTGTAACCGTTTGTTTGTCGCCCCCGGCAACGCAGGAACGGCCAGCCTCGCCACCAATTTGCCTATTGCCGTGACGGATTTCGAGGCTTTGGGAGCGGCCTGCCTTCAGCACCAAATTTCGTTGGTGGTCGTGGGGCCAGAAGTGCCATTGGTGGAAGGAATTGTAGATTATTTTGCGGCACAACCTGCACTCTCTCAGATTCTTATCGTGGGGCCTTCGGCCAAAGGCGCACAACTGGAAGGAAGCAAAGATTTTTCTAAAAACTTTATGCAAAAATACGCTATCCCGACGGCTACTTACCAGACTTTCACGGCGGAGCAATGGCCGCAAGCCCTCGAATACGTGGCCGCGCACAGCTTGCCCGTAGTGCTCAAAGCCGATGGTTTGGCCGCAGGCAAAGGCGTAATTATTGCCCAAACACACGAAGAAGCCACCGAAGCATTGCGCCAAATGTTGCTCGAACAACAATTTGGGGCGGCCAGTAGCAAAGTGGTCATTGAACAATATTTGGATGGAATCGAAGTATCAGTTTTTGTGCTGACCGATGGCAAAAACTACAAGATTTTGCCCGAAGCCAAAGACTACAAACGCATTGGCGAAGGAGACACTGGCCTGAATACGGGCGGCATGGGGGCGGTTTCGCCTGTGCCTTTCGTAGATGCGGCCTTTATGGAGCAAGTCGAGAAAACAATTATAGAGCCAACCATCGCGGGACTTGCGGCGGAAGGCATCGACTACAAAGGTTTTATTTTTATTGGATTAATGAATGTGGCGGGCAAACCCTACGTGATAGAATACAATGTACGCATGGGCGACCCCGAAACCGAAGCCGTAGTGCCGCGCATTACCTCAGATTTGGTAGAAGTGTTCACGGCTACTGCGCAAGGACGTTTGCAGGAAGTGGATTTTAAACTCAACCCGCAAACCGCCGTAACGGTGGTGTTGGCGGCTGGCGGCTACCCCGTGCAGCACCAAACAGGTCATGTGATTTCGGGGATTGAGCAGGCTGCACAGCAAGCCGATGTGTTGGTGTTTCAGGCAGGAACAAAAGCCGCCGAAGGACAAACCTTAACCAACGGAGGCCGCGTAATTGCGGTTACGGCCTTAGCCGACTCGTTGCCAGAAGCGCAAGCCAAAGCCATGAAAGCCGCCGAAACGATTCAGTGGCAAGACCGTTATTTCCGCCGCGATGTAGCCAACGACCTCAAAAAATACCTGAGCCACAGTGCCTACTAA
- a CDS encoding glycosyltransferase family protein — protein MKIFYAVQATGNGHLSRASQLYPFLKKYGDVDFFVSGCNSNIDYAFPVKYKSRGWSLHYSKTGGLDYWDIFKHTSPRQMYKDAAALPLKQYDVVINDFDFITSLACQTQGVSSVQFGHQASFQSKHTPRPDSTNLLGEMILQNFARANQYIGLHFEQYDKFIFPPIVKQEFIQADITDEGHVTVYLPAFMREKLLANFSQLPHIRFHWFLPEIKQPFTEKNISYYPVNQQLFNESLRTCKGIITGAGFETPSEALYMNKKVLAVPIQKHYEQECNAAAMQRMGVCVVKKIDDLFAHKIAKWYASPQTQTSVAANNIAETLAYLFDTYPYAKTRRPMA, from the coding sequence ATGAAAATCTTTTATGCTGTGCAGGCCACTGGCAACGGGCATTTGAGCCGCGCTTCGCAATTGTATCCGTTTCTGAAAAAATACGGTGATGTTGATTTTTTTGTAAGTGGCTGTAATTCAAATATTGATTATGCCTTTCCCGTCAAATACAAAAGTCGGGGTTGGAGCTTGCACTACAGCAAAACGGGCGGTTTGGACTATTGGGACATTTTCAAACATACCAGCCCGCGCCAAATGTACAAGGACGCGGCGGCACTGCCACTCAAGCAATACGACGTGGTCATTAACGATTTTGATTTTATTACCTCGCTGGCTTGCCAAACGCAAGGTGTTAGCTCCGTGCAATTTGGGCATCAGGCCAGTTTCCAGAGCAAACACACTCCACGCCCCGACAGCACGAATTTATTAGGAGAAATGATTTTGCAGAATTTTGCACGCGCCAACCAATACATTGGCCTGCATTTCGAGCAATACGACAAATTTATTTTTCCGCCCATCGTCAAGCAGGAATTTATCCAAGCCGACATCACCGACGAAGGCCACGTAACCGTATATCTGCCCGCTTTCATGCGCGAAAAGTTACTGGCCAATTTTTCGCAACTGCCGCACATTCGTTTTCATTGGTTTTTACCCGAAATAAAACAGCCGTTTACGGAAAAAAATATTAGTTATTATCCAGTCAATCAACAACTTTTCAACGAAAGTTTGCGCACTTGCAAAGGCATCATCACGGGGGCAGGATTTGAAACGCCTTCGGAGGCTTTGTACATGAACAAAAAAGTGTTGGCCGTGCCAATTCAGAAACATTATGAGCAAGAATGCAACGCGGCAGCCATGCAGCGCATGGGCGTTTGTGTAGTCAAGAAAATAGATGATTTGTTTGCTCACAAAATAGCCAAATGGTATGCCAGCCCTCAAACGCAAACGAGTGTTGCGGCCAATAACATCGCCGAAACACTCGCTTATTTATTCGATACATATCCGTATGCCAAAACGCGCCGCCCAATGGCTTAG
- a CDS encoding S-adenosylmethionine:tRNA ribosyltransferase-isomerase: MLDPIRKEDFLYTLPDEKIARFPLPQRDTAKLLVYRQGQIQHSQFRHLGEFLPPDSFLFFNNTKVIAARMAFQRDTGAHVEIFLLNPTEPTPVVALAMQQTGFCVWHCMIGNKKRLKTNEILTKNIQTETGQSLQLRAQLIDLENMLVRFEWSPADISFAQVVEQAGQMPLPPYLKRSEEAADKLRYQTVYAQNEGAVAAPTAGLHFTPAVFEDLQQRGMAHDYVTLHVSAGTFRPLQADNVLEHEMHAEQLIFSVKNLENLLANERIIAVGTTSMRALESLYWFGVKLLKTNDKDFRIDQYLPYQFEAASLPTRAQSLTAVLDFMKENNLEELGGQTQIYIVPSYEFKICKGIVTNYHQPESTLILLVAAFVGENWRKIYDEALNNDYRFLSFGDSSLLLP, encoded by the coding sequence ATGTTAGACCCCATTCGTAAAGAGGATTTTCTTTACACGCTGCCCGACGAAAAAATAGCTCGTTTTCCGCTGCCCCAACGCGATACCGCCAAATTGTTGGTGTATCGTCAGGGCCAAATCCAACACAGTCAATTCAGGCATTTGGGCGAGTTTTTGCCGCCAGATAGTTTTTTGTTTTTTAATAATACGAAAGTAATTGCGGCGCGTATGGCTTTCCAACGCGACACAGGCGCACACGTCGAAATATTTTTGCTCAATCCCACAGAACCTACGCCTGTGGTGGCTTTGGCCATGCAGCAAACAGGTTTTTGCGTTTGGCATTGCATGATTGGCAACAAAAAACGCCTCAAAACCAACGAAATTTTAACCAAAAATATCCAAACCGAAACAGGCCAGAGCCTCCAACTTCGCGCCCAACTCATTGATTTAGAAAATATGTTGGTGCGTTTTGAGTGGTCGCCTGCCGATATTTCGTTTGCACAAGTAGTGGAACAAGCTGGCCAAATGCCATTGCCGCCTTACCTGAAACGCAGCGAGGAAGCCGCCGACAAATTGCGTTACCAGACTGTTTATGCCCAAAATGAAGGCGCGGTAGCTGCTCCTACGGCGGGGCTGCATTTTACGCCTGCGGTTTTTGAGGATTTGCAGCAGCGCGGCATGGCGCACGATTATGTTACGTTGCACGTAAGTGCGGGCACGTTCAGGCCCCTACAAGCCGACAACGTACTCGAACACGAAATGCACGCCGAGCAGCTTATTTTTTCGGTCAAAAATTTGGAAAATCTGCTGGCCAACGAACGCATTATTGCTGTCGGGACTACGTCCATGCGTGCACTGGAAAGTTTGTATTGGTTTGGAGTAAAGCTCTTGAAAACCAACGATAAAGATTTTAGAATAGACCAATATTTGCCCTACCAATTCGAGGCCGCAAGCCTGCCCACACGTGCGCAATCGCTTACGGCTGTTTTGGATTTTATGAAAGAAAATAATTTGGAGGAGTTGGGCGGCCAAACACAAATTTACATCGTGCCCAGCTACGAATTTAAGATTTGCAAAGGCATTGTTACGAATTATCACCAACCCGAAAGCACGCTAATTTTGTTGGTAGCGGCTTTTGTGGGCGAAAATTGGCGCAAAATCTACGACGAAGCCCTTAACAACGATTATCGCTTTTTGAGCTTCGGAGATTCGTCGTTGCTGCTGCCCTAA
- a CDS encoding GNAT family N-acetyltransferase, whose translation MSKIEIRKGQIGDLPQVLELVKELAEYERAAHEVENTVEQMEIDGFGANPIFGFFVAEQENKIVGISLYYYRYSTWKGKVLYLEDIIVTEKMRGQNIGYQLFERTIQHAKDEGCKRMTWQVLEWNEPALNFYRKFGAQFDPEWVNGILTFS comes from the coding sequence ATGAGCAAGATTGAAATTCGTAAAGGTCAAATCGGGGATTTGCCGCAAGTTTTAGAATTGGTAAAAGAGTTGGCCGAATATGAGCGAGCCGCCCACGAAGTAGAAAATACGGTCGAGCAAATGGAAATAGACGGCTTCGGCGCAAATCCGATTTTTGGTTTTTTTGTGGCCGAGCAAGAAAATAAAATTGTGGGCATTTCCTTGTATTATTATCGGTATTCGACTTGGAAAGGCAAGGTTTTATATTTGGAAGATATTATCGTTACCGAAAAAATGCGCGGACAAAATATTGGTTATCAGCTTTTTGAAAGAACCATACAACACGCCAAAGACGAAGGTTGTAAGCGCATGACTTGGCAAGTACTCGAATGGAACGAACCCGCGTTAAACTTTTACCGCAAATTTGGCGCACAATTCGACCCTGAATGGGTAAACGGCATACTTACTTTTTCTTAA
- a CDS encoding UDP-2,3-diacylglucosamine diphosphatase, whose translation MDFKRKPQIVVISDTHLGTYGCHAKELLQYLKSVQPELLILNGDIIDIWNLSKSYFPASHMDVLRRIMKMASKGTKVVYITGNHDDMLRKYTDLEMGNLEIVDKYLLRINGKKAWFFHGDVFDNTTKGWAKFLAKLGGKGYDWLILLNRLINWILERLGKEKMSFSKRVKDSVKKAVTWVNNFETTAAELAIEKGYDYVICGHIHKQQIREIQTEKGKVQYLNSGDWVENLTALEFDNGQWSIYEHTLDYQEVAPFAVSAEEVELDFLSKILAS comes from the coding sequence ATGGATTTCAAGAGAAAACCTCAAATCGTTGTTATCAGCGACACACACTTAGGTACTTACGGCTGCCATGCCAAAGAGTTACTGCAATATCTCAAATCCGTTCAGCCTGAGTTGTTGATTCTCAACGGCGACATTATCGACATTTGGAATTTGAGTAAAAGTTATTTTCCTGCCTCGCACATGGACGTGCTGCGCCGCATTATGAAAATGGCCAGCAAAGGCACAAAAGTAGTCTATATCACTGGCAATCATGATGATATGTTGCGAAAATACACGGATTTGGAAATGGGAAATCTGGAAATTGTGGACAAATATCTGTTGCGCATCAACGGCAAAAAAGCGTGGTTTTTTCATGGCGATGTGTTCGACAACACTACCAAAGGTTGGGCTAAATTTTTGGCCAAACTCGGCGGCAAAGGTTACGACTGGCTTATTTTACTGAATCGCCTCATCAACTGGATTTTGGAGCGATTGGGCAAAGAAAAAATGAGTTTCTCGAAACGCGTAAAAGATAGCGTAAAAAAGGCCGTAACGTGGGTCAATAATTTTGAAACGACGGCGGCAGAATTGGCTATCGAAAAAGGTTACGACTACGTGATTTGCGGCCATATTCACAAACAACAAATTCGCGAAATCCAGACCGAAAAAGGCAAAGTTCAGTACCTGAACAGCGGCGATTGGGTCGAAAATCTCACGGCCTTAGAGTTCGACAATGGCCAGTGGAGCATTTACGAACATACGCTTGATTACCAAGAAGTAGCACCGTTTGCGGTGTCTGCCGAAGAGGTAGAACTTGACTTTTTGAGCAAAATATTAGCTTCCTAA
- a CDS encoding WcaF family extracellular polysaccharide biosynthesis acetyltransferase, whose amino-acid sequence MNVNLSKFNNDWYSPKASAPKRLLWYFCNALFFINPLNPVSGLKVRLLRLFGAKVGAGVVIKPSVNIKYPWLLEVGNHVWIGEEVWIDNLVMVRLADNSCVSQGAMLLTGSHDYKRETFDLLTGEITLEEGAWVGAKAVVCPNVVCKSHSVLAAGSVATHSLEAYTVYQGNPAQPKRQRV is encoded by the coding sequence ATGAACGTAAATCTAAGTAAATTTAATAACGACTGGTATAGCCCGAAGGCTTCCGCGCCGAAGCGTTTGCTTTGGTATTTCTGCAATGCTTTGTTTTTTATTAATCCCCTGAATCCTGTCAGCGGCCTGAAAGTGCGATTGCTCCGACTTTTTGGCGCAAAAGTGGGCGCGGGTGTCGTGATAAAACCTTCGGTAAATATCAAATATCCTTGGCTTTTGGAAGTAGGCAACCATGTTTGGATTGGCGAAGAGGTTTGGATAGATAATTTGGTGATGGTGCGGCTGGCCGATAATTCGTGCGTTTCGCAAGGCGCGATGTTATTGACGGGAAGCCACGACTACAAACGAGAAACTTTCGATTTGCTCACAGGCGAAATCACGCTCGAAGAAGGCGCGTGGGTTGGGGCAAAAGCCGTCGTTTGCCCCAATGTGGTTTGCAAATCGCATAGCGTTTTGGCGGCTGGCTCGGTGGCTACGCATTCGCTCGAAGCCTACACCGTGTATCAGGGCAACCCCGCACAACCCAAACGCCAACGCGTTTAG
- a CDS encoding M20 metallopeptidase family protein, which produces MEYSLKEKLQQMATAIAPQVVAARRQIHANPELSFQEFETAKFIANYLRQIGIEPQEGVANTGLVALIKGRNPDSRVVALRADMDALPIVEANDVPYKSTKEGVMHACGHDAHTASLLGAAQLLFAHKDEFEGTVKLIFQPGEEVIPGGASLMIKDGALENPSPNSIIGQHVMPMLPAGMVGFREGLYMASTDEIYVTVRGKGGHGAMPEMFIDPVLISSHIIVALQQVVSRMANPRIPSVLSFGKVIANGATNVIPNEVKLEGTFRTLDEKWRGEAHARMKKLAEGIAESMGGSCEFTIMHGYPFLKNAPELTQRMRSAAVEYLGEEKVVDLDIWMAAEDFSYYTQQMDGCFYRLGTRNETRGITSGVHTPTFDIDEAALEIGAGLMAWLAVTELSSK; this is translated from the coding sequence ATGGAATATTCGCTTAAAGAAAAATTGCAACAAATGGCTACGGCCATTGCTCCACAAGTAGTGGCGGCACGCCGCCAGATTCACGCAAATCCTGAGCTTTCTTTTCAGGAATTTGAAACTGCTAAATTTATTGCCAATTATTTGCGCCAAATCGGGATAGAACCCCAAGAAGGCGTTGCCAATACGGGATTGGTTGCCCTCATCAAAGGCCGCAATCCTGATAGTAGAGTGGTGGCTTTGCGTGCCGACATGGACGCGCTGCCCATCGTAGAAGCGAATGACGTACCGTATAAATCCACCAAAGAAGGAGTTATGCACGCTTGCGGCCATGATGCACACACGGCATCGTTGCTTGGGGCTGCACAACTCCTTTTTGCACATAAAGACGAGTTTGAGGGTACGGTGAAACTCATTTTTCAACCTGGAGAAGAAGTAATTCCGGGTGGTGCTTCGCTGATGATTAAAGATGGCGCACTGGAAAATCCAAGTCCTAACTCCATTATTGGCCAGCACGTAATGCCGATGCTGCCAGCGGGTATGGTTGGTTTTCGGGAAGGTTTGTACATGGCCAGCACCGACGAAATTTATGTAACCGTGCGCGGCAAAGGTGGACACGGTGCCATGCCCGAAATGTTCATTGACCCTGTTCTAATTTCTTCGCATATCATTGTAGCATTGCAGCAAGTAGTGAGCCGCATGGCTAATCCGCGTATTCCCAGCGTTTTATCTTTCGGAAAAGTAATTGCCAATGGCGCAACCAACGTTATTCCGAATGAAGTAAAATTGGAAGGAACATTCCGTACTTTAGACGAAAAATGGCGCGGCGAAGCACACGCCCGCATGAAAAAACTTGCCGAAGGCATCGCCGAAAGTATGGGCGGTTCGTGCGAGTTTACGATTATGCACGGCTATCCATTTCTGAAAAATGCCCCAGAACTCACGCAGCGTATGCGCTCGGCGGCTGTGGAATATTTGGGAGAAGAAAAAGTAGTGGACTTGGATATTTGGATGGCTGCCGAAGATTTTTCGTATTACACGCAACAAATGGACGGCTGTTTTTACAGACTCGGCACACGCAACGAAACGCGCGGCATTACGTCGGGCGTACATACGCCGACGTTCGACATAGATGAAGCCGCTTTGGAAATAGGAGCGGGACTAATGGCTTGGTTGGCTGTAACAGAACTTAGTAGCAAATAA
- a CDS encoding FKBP-type peptidyl-prolyl cis-trans isomerase, protein MTAKKGDFVQVHYTGRLRDGSTFDSSEGREPLAFELGSGQMIPGFDAAVHGMNIGDKKEAVIDANEAYGQRSEEMFITFRLDEVPADLNPEVGMQLMLQQPDGSPLPVVVAQVTDEVLVLDANHPLAGQDLIFEIELVAIGQ, encoded by the coding sequence ATGACTGCCAAGAAAGGAGATTTCGTACAGGTTCATTATACAGGTCGTTTGCGCGATGGTTCTACGTTCGACAGCTCAGAAGGCCGCGAGCCTTTGGCTTTCGAGTTGGGAAGCGGACAAATGATTCCGGGTTTTGATGCTGCCGTGCATGGCATGAACATCGGCGACAAAAAAGAAGCCGTAATTGATGCAAATGAGGCCTATGGCCAACGTAGCGAAGAAATGTTCATTACTTTCCGTTTGGACGAAGTACCAGCCGACCTTAACCCAGAAGTTGGGATGCAATTGATGTTGCAACAGCCTGACGGTTCGCCTTTGCCTGTGGTAGTGGCGCAAGTAACGGACGAGGTTTTGGTATTGGACGCAAACCACCCATTGGCAGGCCAAGACCTTATTTTTGAAATAGAATTAGTGGCTATCGGTCAATAA